The following proteins are co-located in the Paludibaculum fermentans genome:
- a CDS encoding radical SAM protein — MIAWGAVHKDHPIMAHIIPIRRCNLSCTYCNEYDDFSKPVDTEVMLQRVDDLGRLGTSIITISGGEPLLHPELDQIIRRIRNTGAVTGLITNGYLLTAERIQRLNNAGLDHMQISIDNVMPDDVSKKSLKVLDKKLQLLAQHAIFHVNINSVVGGGIKNPDEALVIAKRAIQLGFSSTIGIIHDGGGQLKPLSPKEREIYLAVKALEKRNFSQLSFFQEKIANGQPNDWRCRAGARYIYVCEDGLVHYCSQQRGYPAKPLRDYTVTDIRREYNTEKACSPHCTVSCVHYVSYFDSWRSPQTLPDTRPFEQQPEQPLVRIQSASR, encoded by the coding sequence ATGATCGCATGGGGCGCCGTCCATAAGGACCACCCCATCATGGCGCACATCATCCCGATTCGGCGCTGTAACCTCTCGTGCACCTACTGCAACGAATACGACGACTTCTCCAAGCCCGTTGACACCGAGGTGATGCTGCAACGCGTCGACGACCTCGGCCGCCTGGGCACCAGCATCATTACGATCAGCGGTGGAGAACCGTTGCTCCATCCCGAGCTCGACCAGATCATCCGCCGCATCCGCAATACCGGTGCGGTCACCGGGCTCATCACCAACGGCTACCTGCTCACGGCCGAGCGCATCCAGCGCCTCAACAACGCCGGGCTCGACCATATGCAGATCTCCATCGACAACGTCATGCCGGACGATGTGTCGAAGAAGAGCCTGAAGGTCCTCGATAAGAAGCTCCAGCTTCTGGCCCAGCACGCCATCTTCCACGTGAACATCAACTCCGTGGTCGGAGGCGGCATCAAGAACCCCGACGAAGCCCTGGTCATTGCCAAGCGCGCCATCCAGCTCGGCTTCTCGTCCACCATCGGCATCATCCACGATGGCGGCGGCCAGTTGAAGCCGCTGTCGCCCAAGGAACGCGAGATCTACCTCGCCGTGAAGGCCCTGGAAAAGCGCAACTTCTCGCAGTTGAGCTTCTTCCAGGAAAAGATCGCCAACGGGCAACCCAATGATTGGCGCTGCCGGGCCGGCGCCCGCTACATCTACGTCTGCGAAGACGGGCTCGTCCACTACTGCAGCCAGCAGCGCGGTTATCCCGCCAAGCCGCTCAGGGACTACACAGTCACCGACATCCGCCGCGAGTACAACACGGAAAAGGCCTGCTCGCCGCACTGTACGGTCAGTTGCGTCCACTACGTGTCTTACTTCGACTCCTGGCGTTCGCCCCAGACCCTGCCGGATACACGGCCTTTCGAGCAGCAGCCTGAGCAGCCTCTCGTACGCATCCAGTCAGCCAGCCGATGA
- a CDS encoding thiol-disulfide oxidoreductase DCC family protein, translating into MNVPETFPDCRVSTVRNVLLWDGECGFCASSVEWLHRHSQRPVAAQPVQSLLSELPETVRATARQQVLWIGAGGEILGGSRAVTAVLRASGHPAEAAILQAFQPLTRWAYRLIARHRARLGAAACNLPPGA; encoded by the coding sequence ATGAACGTCCCCGAGACGTTTCCGGACTGCCGCGTCAGCACGGTCCGGAACGTTCTCCTGTGGGATGGCGAGTGCGGGTTTTGCGCGAGTTCAGTCGAGTGGCTCCATCGGCATAGCCAGCGTCCAGTAGCGGCACAACCAGTGCAATCGCTGCTTTCCGAACTACCCGAAACCGTCCGCGCGACCGCTCGCCAGCAGGTACTGTGGATCGGCGCCGGCGGAGAGATCCTGGGCGGCAGCCGGGCCGTTACCGCCGTGCTGCGCGCCTCCGGTCATCCGGCGGAAGCCGCCATTCTGCAGGCCTTTCAGCCGCTCACGCGGTGGGCCTATCGCCTCATCGCCCGCCACCGCGCCCGGCTTGGCGCGGCTGCCTGCAATCTGCCACCAGGCGCTTAA
- a CDS encoding phosphoesterase: protein MKLRVLYHDHCFDGAASAAFFSRFTGERFYPGAEFAYTGMAHKASQLFEDSLFDGDENAIVDFKYSNNDRLSWWFDHHQSAFLSHSDQLDYEGKKDQRRFYFDPTYRSCTEFIAHVARTTYGYEAVDLAELVHWAGIIDGACYKSAGEAVAMAEPAMKLTLVIEASKGSELVQRIIRMMQTKKLAEIMADPEICATFQPLHERHVRSIDVIGRLGHCTDGVIYFDVADYDMEGYNKFVPYSLFPQATYTVSVSLASFRTKVSVGSNPWAPAEPTHNLATICERYGGGGHPRVGAISFEPSQVEEARRVAREIVLELRS, encoded by the coding sequence ATGAAGCTTCGAGTTCTATATCACGATCATTGTTTTGACGGCGCGGCTTCGGCGGCTTTCTTCAGTCGTTTCACGGGAGAGCGCTTTTATCCGGGAGCGGAGTTTGCGTACACGGGCATGGCGCACAAGGCTTCTCAACTCTTTGAGGATTCCTTGTTCGATGGCGACGAAAACGCCATCGTGGACTTCAAGTATTCCAATAACGACCGGCTGAGCTGGTGGTTCGACCACCACCAGAGCGCGTTTCTCTCGCACAGCGACCAGTTGGACTACGAGGGGAAGAAAGACCAGCGGCGGTTTTACTTCGACCCGACCTACCGGTCGTGCACTGAGTTTATTGCTCACGTGGCGCGAACGACCTACGGGTATGAGGCGGTGGACCTCGCTGAACTGGTGCATTGGGCCGGCATCATCGACGGGGCTTGCTATAAGAGCGCGGGCGAAGCCGTGGCCATGGCCGAGCCGGCGATGAAGCTGACGCTGGTGATCGAGGCCTCGAAAGGGTCTGAACTGGTGCAGCGCATCATCCGCATGATGCAGACGAAGAAGCTGGCCGAGATTATGGCCGATCCGGAGATCTGCGCCACTTTCCAGCCACTGCACGAACGGCATGTGCGCTCGATCGACGTGATTGGGCGGCTGGGCCACTGCACGGACGGCGTGATCTACTTCGACGTGGCCGACTACGACATGGAAGGCTACAACAAGTTCGTCCCCTATTCGCTGTTTCCGCAGGCGACCTACACTGTTTCGGTGAGTCTGGCGAGTTTCCGCACAAAAGTGAGCGTGGGTTCGAATCCCTGGGCTCCGGCGGAGCCGACGCACAACCTGGCGACGATTTGCGAGCGCTACGGCGGCGGCGGGCACCCGCGGGTCGGCGCCATCAGCTTTGAACCGTCGCAGGTGGAAGAGGCGCGGCGGGTGGCCCGGGAGATCGTGCTGGAACTGCGCAGTTAA
- a CDS encoding fused MFS/spermidine synthase has translation MSLFAPAVILSAFLLFLIQPLAGKQMLPLFGGSAAVWSACLLFFQFALLAGYLYAHAITRWLRPKHQAIFHGAVVLGCLAAPRAELSTGSGSLHLIYALTTTVGLRYLLLSATSPLLQHWHATLNPDGRSYRLSAWSNAACAVALLSFPLFWEARFGVRELERWWGWAFAAEAVLLMLAAAVVYRSGASNPPVGLISGTSWRMRARWLAWPALASAFLMATSTHLCQIVAPAPLLWVVPLLVYLMSFVAVFEREWYKPSFGSVMGLTGLLMMAGAMLYLDLQAALALKVALYAGGLFVLCLFCHGELAAVKPERERITSYWTHVAAGGALGSLAIGFASPMLLRGYFELPLLMAAAGALCFWRMRRLSRFVRQGAAIAAVLAATPALALVTGYYSGLVEAGRNFYGSLRILDEPARAGRPPMRKMLNGLVTHGTQFQGVDREMEPTTYYGRMSGAGLELSRSGGPRHVGVIGLGAGTLAAYGRPGDRFRFYEINPLVIEIAKRDFTYLRRTEAAVEVVEGDARLTLAEESPQGFDLLLVDAFSGDSIPAHLLTREAFTVYRRHLKPDGVLALHVSNQFLDLEPEVRALAADAGLNCSRVANSAQPEAGVFGAVWMVVHGPARAGESGHGFPVWTDDWSSVLAVLK, from the coding sequence ATGTCTCTGTTTGCTCCGGCGGTCATTCTCAGCGCGTTCCTTTTGTTTCTCATCCAGCCGTTGGCCGGCAAGCAGATGCTTCCGTTGTTTGGAGGGTCGGCCGCGGTCTGGAGCGCCTGCCTGTTGTTCTTCCAGTTCGCTCTGCTGGCGGGCTATCTGTACGCGCACGCGATCACGCGCTGGCTGCGGCCGAAACATCAAGCCATTTTCCACGGAGCCGTGGTTCTGGGGTGCCTGGCGGCGCCGCGGGCCGAGTTGTCCACGGGCAGTGGATCCCTGCACCTGATTTACGCGTTGACCACCACGGTGGGGCTGCGATACCTGCTGCTGTCGGCAACCAGTCCACTTTTGCAGCACTGGCACGCCACGCTCAATCCCGACGGCCGGTCGTACAGGCTATCCGCCTGGTCGAATGCGGCCTGTGCCGTGGCGCTGCTGAGCTTTCCTCTGTTTTGGGAGGCGCGATTCGGAGTTAGGGAACTGGAACGGTGGTGGGGCTGGGCGTTTGCCGCTGAGGCCGTGCTGCTGATGCTGGCGGCGGCGGTGGTCTACCGCTCCGGTGCATCCAATCCGCCTGTTGGCCTGATCAGCGGAACTTCGTGGCGCATGCGCGCGCGCTGGCTGGCCTGGCCAGCTCTGGCTTCTGCCTTCCTGATGGCGACCTCGACGCACCTGTGCCAGATTGTGGCTCCGGCGCCGTTGTTGTGGGTTGTGCCGCTGCTGGTGTACCTGATGAGTTTCGTGGCCGTCTTCGAGCGGGAGTGGTACAAGCCTTCGTTTGGCAGTGTGATGGGGCTGACGGGCCTGCTGATGATGGCGGGCGCGATGTTGTACCTGGACCTGCAAGCCGCGCTGGCCCTTAAAGTGGCGCTCTACGCCGGCGGATTGTTCGTCCTGTGCCTGTTCTGCCACGGCGAGCTGGCGGCAGTGAAGCCGGAGCGGGAGCGGATCACCAGCTACTGGACACATGTCGCGGCAGGCGGGGCATTGGGCTCGCTGGCGATCGGCTTCGCTTCGCCCATGCTGCTGCGTGGGTACTTCGAACTGCCGCTGCTGATGGCGGCGGCGGGCGCCCTGTGTTTCTGGCGGATGCGGCGGCTTTCGCGGTTTGTCCGGCAGGGTGCTGCGATCGCGGCGGTCCTGGCGGCGACTCCGGCGCTGGCGCTGGTCACGGGGTACTACTCCGGGCTGGTGGAGGCGGGGCGTAATTTCTACGGCAGTTTGCGGATCCTGGACGAGCCCGCCCGGGCCGGACGTCCTCCCATGCGGAAGATGCTCAACGGGCTGGTGACGCACGGCACGCAGTTTCAGGGCGTGGACCGTGAGATGGAGCCGACGACGTACTATGGCCGGATGAGTGGAGCCGGGCTTGAGTTGTCGCGCAGCGGCGGACCCCGGCATGTGGGCGTCATCGGGCTGGGCGCGGGCACCTTGGCGGCGTATGGCCGTCCAGGGGACCGGTTCCGGTTCTACGAGATCAATCCGCTGGTCATCGAGATCGCGAAGCGCGATTTCACTTACCTGCGCCGGACCGAGGCCGCGGTGGAAGTGGTGGAGGGCGATGCCCGGTTGACGCTGGCCGAGGAGAGCCCACAGGGGTTCGACCTGCTGCTGGTGGATGCTTTTTCGGGCGACTCGATTCCGGCGCATCTATTGACTCGTGAGGCATTTACGGTGTACCGCCGGCACTTGAAACCAGACGGCGTGCTGGCGCTGCACGTCTCGAATCAGTTCCTGGACCTGGAGCCGGAGGTGCGCGCGCTGGCGGCGGATGCGGGGCTCAACTGCAGCCGGGTGGCGAATTCGGCGCAGCCCGAGGCGGGCGTCTTTGGCGCGGTTTGGATGGTGGTGCACGGTCCGGCGCGAGCGGGCGAATCCGGGCACGGTTTTCCGGTCTGGACCGACGATTGGAGCTCGGTTCTGGCCGTGTTGAAGTAG
- a CDS encoding tetratricopeptide repeat protein, which produces MTGGLALLLVAQAALWPEMDPLVQKGYDHFYNLEYPEAIATFQKAVEAAPLDPNRRNHLAQAVLFSLMFRAGALETEMVTGGNPFLRRPKMEPTPAEETLFENALNECSRLSQALLAENPDDTNALYAQGVALGLRGTYNYLVKKEWLDSLRDMTAGRKLHNRVYELDPTNIDALMMQGMHDYVVGSLPFAYKVLGFLAGFHGDRQQGIRTVQIVAEKGKYNRVDAEILLGIAARRERRPGDAVQICEKLRSEFPRNFLVLFELSQMYADLGDKDNAWSALDRVEELKKSNAPGFQSLPVERIEFARGNLLFWYDDPDAAIVHLRKATRRAQALDPNSGVTAWLRLGQCLDLKGRRAEARAAYRSAIQYWPASDEAKSARKYLDKVFTTNEKRAMSG; this is translated from the coding sequence GTGACCGGCGGACTCGCCCTGCTGCTGGTGGCGCAGGCAGCGCTGTGGCCTGAAATGGACCCACTTGTCCAGAAGGGCTACGACCATTTCTACAACCTGGAGTACCCCGAGGCGATCGCGACCTTTCAGAAGGCGGTGGAGGCGGCTCCGCTGGATCCGAACCGGCGGAATCACCTGGCCCAGGCCGTGCTGTTCAGCCTGATGTTCCGGGCCGGAGCCCTGGAGACTGAGATGGTGACGGGCGGGAACCCGTTCCTGCGACGGCCCAAGATGGAGCCCACTCCGGCGGAGGAGACGCTCTTTGAGAATGCGCTGAACGAGTGTTCGCGGCTGTCGCAGGCGTTGCTGGCGGAGAATCCCGATGACACCAATGCCCTTTATGCGCAAGGGGTTGCGCTGGGGCTACGCGGTACCTACAACTATCTGGTCAAGAAAGAGTGGCTGGATTCGCTGCGGGACATGACGGCGGGCCGGAAACTGCACAACCGTGTGTACGAACTCGATCCCACCAATATAGATGCCCTGATGATGCAGGGCATGCACGACTACGTCGTGGGATCGCTGCCCTTTGCGTATAAGGTGCTGGGCTTTCTGGCTGGTTTCCATGGCGACCGGCAGCAGGGCATCCGGACGGTGCAGATTGTGGCGGAGAAGGGCAAGTACAACCGGGTGGATGCCGAGATCCTGTTGGGCATTGCGGCCCGGAGGGAGCGGCGGCCGGGCGATGCGGTGCAGATCTGCGAGAAGCTGCGCTCGGAGTTCCCCCGGAACTTTCTGGTTCTGTTCGAGTTGTCGCAGATGTATGCGGATCTCGGCGATAAGGACAACGCCTGGAGTGCGCTGGACCGGGTGGAGGAGCTGAAGAAGTCGAATGCGCCCGGCTTCCAGTCGCTGCCGGTGGAGCGGATCGAGTTTGCGCGCGGGAACCTGCTGTTCTGGTATGACGACCCGGACGCGGCGATTGTCCATTTGCGGAAGGCGACCCGGCGGGCGCAGGCGCTGGATCCGAACTCGGGTGTGACGGCGTGGCTGCGTCTGGGGCAGTGTCTTGACCTGAAAGGGAGGAGAGCGGAAGCGAGGGCGGCGTACCGGTCGGCGATCCAATATTGGCCGGCCTCTGACGAGGCGAAATCTGCACGGAAGTATCTGGATAAGGTGTTCACTACAAACGAAAAGAGGGCAATGTCCGGTTGA
- the queG gene encoding tRNA epoxyqueuosine(34) reductase QueG: protein MTPDRAAFAAAAQRAGFALCGVAQAGAVADYPVYQQWVSDGMAGPMEYLTDHRAALRADPRSLLPSARSVLCVGRLYNTNGPSGSAISRYAWGPEDYHDVLRRALQGMVDELLSAWGSFEYRICVDTAPVLERSLAREAGLGWIGRNTCLINQPAGSWFFLGEVLISLKLTPDMPPPDRCGSCRRCIDACPTQALVPDGEGGWRLDGRQCISTWTIEQRGVLPEEHRAASGGHVFGCDICQEVCPWNRRAPVTGEAAFQPANADPDPAELAALSPEEFRARFRKTPLWRTKYSGLLRNVATAMGNARDPRYREHLQRLAEIEDESVRTHAEWALARLEEET from the coding sequence ATGACTCCGGACCGGGCCGCATTCGCCGCCGCCGCCCAACGGGCCGGATTCGCGCTTTGCGGCGTGGCTCAGGCTGGGGCCGTAGCGGACTATCCCGTTTATCAACAATGGGTTAGTGACGGAATGGCGGGCCCTATGGAGTACCTGACCGATCACCGCGCTGCGTTGCGGGCGGATCCGCGGTCGTTGCTGCCGTCGGCGCGGTCCGTGCTGTGCGTGGGGCGGCTCTACAACACGAATGGGCCCTCGGGTAGCGCCATATCCCGCTATGCGTGGGGACCGGAGGATTACCACGACGTGCTGCGGCGGGCGCTGCAGGGGATGGTGGATGAACTCCTAAGTGCTTGGGGCTCATTCGAGTACAGGATCTGCGTGGATACGGCTCCGGTACTGGAGCGGTCGCTGGCGCGGGAGGCCGGCCTGGGCTGGATCGGCCGCAATACCTGCCTCATCAACCAGCCGGCGGGGTCGTGGTTCTTCCTGGGGGAAGTGCTGATTTCCCTTAAACTTACGCCGGATATGCCGCCGCCGGACCGGTGCGGCAGCTGCCGGCGCTGCATCGACGCCTGTCCGACGCAGGCCCTGGTGCCGGACGGAGAGGGCGGTTGGCGGCTGGACGGGCGGCAGTGCATCTCCACCTGGACAATTGAGCAGCGCGGAGTGCTGCCGGAGGAACACCGCGCGGCGTCCGGCGGACACGTCTTCGGGTGTGACATCTGCCAGGAGGTGTGTCCGTGGAACCGGCGGGCTCCGGTAACCGGGGAGGCGGCATTTCAGCCAGCGAATGCGGACCCGGATCCGGCCGAATTGGCGGCCTTGTCGCCGGAGGAGTTCCGGGCCCGATTCCGCAAGACGCCGCTGTGGCGGACGAAGTATTCCGGGTTGCTGAGGAACGTGGCGACCGCCATGGGGAATGCCCGTGATCCTCGCTATCGCGAGCATTTGCAGCGGCTTGCGGAGATCGAGGACGAAAGCGTCCGGACTCATGCGGAATGGGCGCTGGCGCGGCTGGAGGAGGAGACGTGA